One segment of Anastrepha obliqua isolate idAnaObli1 chromosome 3, idAnaObli1_1.0, whole genome shotgun sequence DNA contains the following:
- the LOC129242940 gene encoding 3-phosphoinositide-dependent protein kinase 1 isoform X1 — translation MKCKSWSNKINNFVVRRLKSIKINGQQQQQILSPCSTMPAMPKEKATAVSLNENNFSELKLKELATSATVAATAMATTAASRMQQHTSNTPTHHLPATVQTPTSLPPAVQQQTMPQQHRSQRQTQQQQQPQSRNSVCGCGIASTIPETVGSINHGSSSKYLTNGHSSPLAAAVAAAQQNGATSPQHTPTCCRYQQQQPHNGYIGEQQSLRTNNGLAGGGAAAPTTAINIASASTLSATSPACASTSPTNNVAVTPPKKSPNDYIFGKYIGEGSFSNVYLAVDVHTKREFAIKVCEKRHILREDKQEYVRREREAMHMMTNVPGFVNLSCTFQDRRSLYFVMTYAKNGDLLPYINKVGSFDVDCTRHYVAELVLACEQMHRRNVVHRDLKPENILLDEDMHTLIADFGSAKIFKPDERSSVASTCVNVPSTLTRSSRFPNRSDEDEDEDAEDTNDTGSDEDRTHSGRPGRYYNRRRKGSFVGTAQYVSPEVLQNGPISPAADLWALGCIVYQMISGLPPFRGSNDYVIFKEILACDLDFPQGFDKDAEDLVRKLLKVKPEERLGAQDGGGSYVSIRSHPFFNGIDFGTVRQQTPPPIYPYLPGVSKDEDFRSQYCMPENLEPGLDDKQLTRLLGIELGTSLGGGDCKQNGREIEKKTVIKNIYDISDAEKQKRLEQQKSDKWHIFADNEVILKKGYINKRKGLFARKRMLLLTTGPRLIYIDPVQMVKKGEIPWSAELRVEPKNFKIFFVHTPNRTYYLDDPDGYSLEWVDSIERMRKLVYPDSETVAVASTATGTSPKSSHRTNSPTALANGSTSGGSSSSGNMLTAAIAAATGRTMKTASN, via the exons ATGAAATGTAAAAGCTGGTCGaataaaatcaacaattttGTTGTGCGTCGCCTGAAGTCAATtaag ATAAACggtcaacagcaacaacaaattctGTCGCCGTGCAGCACGATGCCAGCGATGCCAAAAGAAAAGGCTACCGCAGTATCGTTGAATGAGAATAATTTTagtgaattgaaattgaaagagTTGGCTACTAGCGCTACCGTTGCTGCCACCGCCATGGCCACAACAGCGGCAAGTCGCATGCAACAGCATACGTCAAACACCCCCACGCACCATCTTCCCGCTACAGTACAGACTCCAACATCGCTGCCTCCAGCGGTACAACAACAGACAATGCCCCAACAGCATCGGTCACAACGCcaaacacaacaacagcagcagccacAGTCCCGCAACAGTGTTTGTGGCTGTGGCATTGCCTCGACCATACCGGAGACAGTGGGCAGCATAAATCATGGCAGCAGCAGTAAATATTTAACCAATG GACATTCATCACCTTTGGCCGCCGCTGTTGCTGCTGCACAGCAAAATGGTGCCACATCACCGCAACACACACCGACATGTTGTCGATATCAACAACAGCAGCCACATAATGGTTACATTGGTGAACAACAGTCACTACGCACAAACAATGGACTTGCAGGTGGTGGTGCAGCTGCACCCACCACCGCCATCAATATCGCCTCGGCTTCCACACTCTCTGCAACGTCCCCAGCCTGTGCCTCAACGTCCCCCACAAATAACGTGGCTGTAACTCCGCCAAAGAAATCGCCAAACGACTACATCTTTGGCAAGTACATTGGCGAGGGCAGCTTCAGCAATGTGTACCTCGCAGTGGATGTGCACACGAAGCGTGAATTTGCAA TTAAGGTGTGCGAGAAACGCCACATTCTGCGTGAGGATAAGCAGGAGTATGTGCGGCGTGAGCGCGAAGCCATGCACATGATGACCAATGTGCCCGGCTTTGTGAATCTGTCGTGTACGTTCCAGGACAGACGTTCTCTGTACTTTGTGATGACCTATGCCAAGAATGGCGATTTGCTGCCGTACATCAATAAGGTGGGATCCTTCGATGTGGACTGCACACGCCACTATGTGGCCGAATTAGTATTAGCTTGCGAGCAAATGCACCGTCGCAATGTGGTGCATCGTGACCTGAAACCTGAGAATATCCTATTGGATGAAGACATGCACACACTGATAGCCGATTTCGGTTCGGCGAAAATCTTCAAACCCGATGAGCGTTCCTCTGTGGCCAGCACTTGTGTAAATGTGCCGTCTACGTTGACGCGTAGTAGCCGTTTTCCGAATCGCAGTGATGAGGATGAGGACGAGGACGCCGAGGACACCAATGATACTGGCAGCGATGAGGATCGCACACATAGTGGGCGACCAGGACGTTATTACAATCGCAGACGCAAGGGCAGCTTTGTAGGTACGGCACAATACGTTTCGCCAGAGGTTTTGCAAAATGGACCCATTTCACCCGCTGCTGATCTATGGGCTCTCGGCTGTATAGTCTACCAGATGATATCTGGCTTACCGCCTTTCCGCGGCAGCAATGACTATGTCATATTCAAGGAAATTTTGGCTTGCGACCTCGACTTTCCACAAGGCTTCGACAAAGATGCTGAGGATCTAGTCAGAAAACTATTGAAGGTAAAGCCTGAAGAGCGCTTGGGTGCACAAGACGGAGGTGGTTCCTATGTGAGCATACGTTCACATCCGTTCTTTAACGGTATTGACTTTGGCACTGTGCGACAACAAACTCCGCCCCCAATATACCCATACTTGCCGGGCGTTTCGAAAGACGAAGACTTTCGCTCACAATACTGTATGCCCGAAAATCTCGAACCGGGCTTGGACGACAAGCAACTTACCCGTTTGCTCGGCATTGAATTAGGCACATCGCTTGGTGGCGGCGATTGCAAACAGAATGGCAGAGAGATTGAGAAAAAGACTGTAATAAAAA ATATTTACGACATTTCGGATGCTGAGAAACAGAAACGTTTAGAGCAACAAAAGTCTGATAAGTGGCACATCTTTGCTGACAACGAGGTCATATTGAAGAAGGGCTATATCAATAAACGCAAAGGCCTGTTCGCACGCAAGCGCATGTTGCTGCTCACGACGGGCCCGCGCCTGATCTACATCGACCCCGTACAGATGGTGAAGAAAGGTGAAATACCATGGAGCGCCGAACTGCGTGTTGAGcctaaaaacttcaaaatattctttGTGCATACG cccAACCGAACATACTATCTGGACGATCCTGATGGATATTCGCTCGAATGGGTCGATTCCATCGAAAGAATGCGAAAACTCGTCTACCCAGACAGTGAGACAGTGGCAGTTGCGTCAACAGCGACGGGCACTTCGCCGAAATCGTCCCATCGAACAAATTCACCAACGGCGCTGGCCAACGGCAGCACCTCCGGTGGCAGCAGTAGCAGTGGCAACATGTTGACGGCAGCTATCGCCGCTGCAACTGGCCGGACGATGAAAACGGCGTCAAACTGA
- the LOC129242940 gene encoding 3-phosphoinositide-dependent protein kinase 1 isoform X2, whose translation MFAILRDYFMGKKLGRVAKKINGQQQQQILSPCSTMPAMPKEKATAVSLNENNFSELKLKELATSATVAATAMATTAASRMQQHTSNTPTHHLPATVQTPTSLPPAVQQQTMPQQHRSQRQTQQQQQPQSRNSVCGCGIASTIPETVGSINHGSSSKYLTNGHSSPLAAAVAAAQQNGATSPQHTPTCCRYQQQQPHNGYIGEQQSLRTNNGLAGGGAAAPTTAINIASASTLSATSPACASTSPTNNVAVTPPKKSPNDYIFGKYIGEGSFSNVYLAVDVHTKREFAIKVCEKRHILREDKQEYVRREREAMHMMTNVPGFVNLSCTFQDRRSLYFVMTYAKNGDLLPYINKVGSFDVDCTRHYVAELVLACEQMHRRNVVHRDLKPENILLDEDMHTLIADFGSAKIFKPDERSSVASTCVNVPSTLTRSSRFPNRSDEDEDEDAEDTNDTGSDEDRTHSGRPGRYYNRRRKGSFVGTAQYVSPEVLQNGPISPAADLWALGCIVYQMISGLPPFRGSNDYVIFKEILACDLDFPQGFDKDAEDLVRKLLKVKPEERLGAQDGGGSYVSIRSHPFFNGIDFGTVRQQTPPPIYPYLPGVSKDEDFRSQYCMPENLEPGLDDKQLTRLLGIELGTSLGGGDCKQNGREIEKKTVIKNIYDISDAEKQKRLEQQKSDKWHIFADNEVILKKGYINKRKGLFARKRMLLLTTGPRLIYIDPVQMVKKGEIPWSAELRVEPKNFKIFFVHTPNRTYYLDDPDGYSLEWVDSIERMRKLVYPDSETVAVASTATGTSPKSSHRTNSPTALANGSTSGGSSSSGNMLTAAIAAATGRTMKTASN comes from the exons ATAAACggtcaacagcaacaacaaattctGTCGCCGTGCAGCACGATGCCAGCGATGCCAAAAGAAAAGGCTACCGCAGTATCGTTGAATGAGAATAATTTTagtgaattgaaattgaaagagTTGGCTACTAGCGCTACCGTTGCTGCCACCGCCATGGCCACAACAGCGGCAAGTCGCATGCAACAGCATACGTCAAACACCCCCACGCACCATCTTCCCGCTACAGTACAGACTCCAACATCGCTGCCTCCAGCGGTACAACAACAGACAATGCCCCAACAGCATCGGTCACAACGCcaaacacaacaacagcagcagccacAGTCCCGCAACAGTGTTTGTGGCTGTGGCATTGCCTCGACCATACCGGAGACAGTGGGCAGCATAAATCATGGCAGCAGCAGTAAATATTTAACCAATG GACATTCATCACCTTTGGCCGCCGCTGTTGCTGCTGCACAGCAAAATGGTGCCACATCACCGCAACACACACCGACATGTTGTCGATATCAACAACAGCAGCCACATAATGGTTACATTGGTGAACAACAGTCACTACGCACAAACAATGGACTTGCAGGTGGTGGTGCAGCTGCACCCACCACCGCCATCAATATCGCCTCGGCTTCCACACTCTCTGCAACGTCCCCAGCCTGTGCCTCAACGTCCCCCACAAATAACGTGGCTGTAACTCCGCCAAAGAAATCGCCAAACGACTACATCTTTGGCAAGTACATTGGCGAGGGCAGCTTCAGCAATGTGTACCTCGCAGTGGATGTGCACACGAAGCGTGAATTTGCAA TTAAGGTGTGCGAGAAACGCCACATTCTGCGTGAGGATAAGCAGGAGTATGTGCGGCGTGAGCGCGAAGCCATGCACATGATGACCAATGTGCCCGGCTTTGTGAATCTGTCGTGTACGTTCCAGGACAGACGTTCTCTGTACTTTGTGATGACCTATGCCAAGAATGGCGATTTGCTGCCGTACATCAATAAGGTGGGATCCTTCGATGTGGACTGCACACGCCACTATGTGGCCGAATTAGTATTAGCTTGCGAGCAAATGCACCGTCGCAATGTGGTGCATCGTGACCTGAAACCTGAGAATATCCTATTGGATGAAGACATGCACACACTGATAGCCGATTTCGGTTCGGCGAAAATCTTCAAACCCGATGAGCGTTCCTCTGTGGCCAGCACTTGTGTAAATGTGCCGTCTACGTTGACGCGTAGTAGCCGTTTTCCGAATCGCAGTGATGAGGATGAGGACGAGGACGCCGAGGACACCAATGATACTGGCAGCGATGAGGATCGCACACATAGTGGGCGACCAGGACGTTATTACAATCGCAGACGCAAGGGCAGCTTTGTAGGTACGGCACAATACGTTTCGCCAGAGGTTTTGCAAAATGGACCCATTTCACCCGCTGCTGATCTATGGGCTCTCGGCTGTATAGTCTACCAGATGATATCTGGCTTACCGCCTTTCCGCGGCAGCAATGACTATGTCATATTCAAGGAAATTTTGGCTTGCGACCTCGACTTTCCACAAGGCTTCGACAAAGATGCTGAGGATCTAGTCAGAAAACTATTGAAGGTAAAGCCTGAAGAGCGCTTGGGTGCACAAGACGGAGGTGGTTCCTATGTGAGCATACGTTCACATCCGTTCTTTAACGGTATTGACTTTGGCACTGTGCGACAACAAACTCCGCCCCCAATATACCCATACTTGCCGGGCGTTTCGAAAGACGAAGACTTTCGCTCACAATACTGTATGCCCGAAAATCTCGAACCGGGCTTGGACGACAAGCAACTTACCCGTTTGCTCGGCATTGAATTAGGCACATCGCTTGGTGGCGGCGATTGCAAACAGAATGGCAGAGAGATTGAGAAAAAGACTGTAATAAAAA ATATTTACGACATTTCGGATGCTGAGAAACAGAAACGTTTAGAGCAACAAAAGTCTGATAAGTGGCACATCTTTGCTGACAACGAGGTCATATTGAAGAAGGGCTATATCAATAAACGCAAAGGCCTGTTCGCACGCAAGCGCATGTTGCTGCTCACGACGGGCCCGCGCCTGATCTACATCGACCCCGTACAGATGGTGAAGAAAGGTGAAATACCATGGAGCGCCGAACTGCGTGTTGAGcctaaaaacttcaaaatattctttGTGCATACG cccAACCGAACATACTATCTGGACGATCCTGATGGATATTCGCTCGAATGGGTCGATTCCATCGAAAGAATGCGAAAACTCGTCTACCCAGACAGTGAGACAGTGGCAGTTGCGTCAACAGCGACGGGCACTTCGCCGAAATCGTCCCATCGAACAAATTCACCAACGGCGCTGGCCAACGGCAGCACCTCCGGTGGCAGCAGTAGCAGTGGCAACATGTTGACGGCAGCTATCGCCGCTGCAACTGGCCGGACGATGAAAACGGCGTCAAACTGA
- the LOC129242940 gene encoding 3-phosphoinositide-dependent protein kinase 1 isoform X3 yields the protein MPAMPKEKATAVSLNENNFSELKLKELATSATVAATAMATTAASRMQQHTSNTPTHHLPATVQTPTSLPPAVQQQTMPQQHRSQRQTQQQQQPQSRNSVCGCGIASTIPETVGSINHGSSSKYLTNGHSSPLAAAVAAAQQNGATSPQHTPTCCRYQQQQPHNGYIGEQQSLRTNNGLAGGGAAAPTTAINIASASTLSATSPACASTSPTNNVAVTPPKKSPNDYIFGKYIGEGSFSNVYLAVDVHTKREFAIKVCEKRHILREDKQEYVRREREAMHMMTNVPGFVNLSCTFQDRRSLYFVMTYAKNGDLLPYINKVGSFDVDCTRHYVAELVLACEQMHRRNVVHRDLKPENILLDEDMHTLIADFGSAKIFKPDERSSVASTCVNVPSTLTRSSRFPNRSDEDEDEDAEDTNDTGSDEDRTHSGRPGRYYNRRRKGSFVGTAQYVSPEVLQNGPISPAADLWALGCIVYQMISGLPPFRGSNDYVIFKEILACDLDFPQGFDKDAEDLVRKLLKVKPEERLGAQDGGGSYVSIRSHPFFNGIDFGTVRQQTPPPIYPYLPGVSKDEDFRSQYCMPENLEPGLDDKQLTRLLGIELGTSLGGGDCKQNGREIEKKTVIKNIYDISDAEKQKRLEQQKSDKWHIFADNEVILKKGYINKRKGLFARKRMLLLTTGPRLIYIDPVQMVKKGEIPWSAELRVEPKNFKIFFVHTPNRTYYLDDPDGYSLEWVDSIERMRKLVYPDSETVAVASTATGTSPKSSHRTNSPTALANGSTSGGSSSSGNMLTAAIAAATGRTMKTASN from the exons ATGCCAGCGATGCCAAAAGAAAAGGCTACCGCAGTATCGTTGAATGAGAATAATTTTagtgaattgaaattgaaagagTTGGCTACTAGCGCTACCGTTGCTGCCACCGCCATGGCCACAACAGCGGCAAGTCGCATGCAACAGCATACGTCAAACACCCCCACGCACCATCTTCCCGCTACAGTACAGACTCCAACATCGCTGCCTCCAGCGGTACAACAACAGACAATGCCCCAACAGCATCGGTCACAACGCcaaacacaacaacagcagcagccacAGTCCCGCAACAGTGTTTGTGGCTGTGGCATTGCCTCGACCATACCGGAGACAGTGGGCAGCATAAATCATGGCAGCAGCAGTAAATATTTAACCAATG GACATTCATCACCTTTGGCCGCCGCTGTTGCTGCTGCACAGCAAAATGGTGCCACATCACCGCAACACACACCGACATGTTGTCGATATCAACAACAGCAGCCACATAATGGTTACATTGGTGAACAACAGTCACTACGCACAAACAATGGACTTGCAGGTGGTGGTGCAGCTGCACCCACCACCGCCATCAATATCGCCTCGGCTTCCACACTCTCTGCAACGTCCCCAGCCTGTGCCTCAACGTCCCCCACAAATAACGTGGCTGTAACTCCGCCAAAGAAATCGCCAAACGACTACATCTTTGGCAAGTACATTGGCGAGGGCAGCTTCAGCAATGTGTACCTCGCAGTGGATGTGCACACGAAGCGTGAATTTGCAA TTAAGGTGTGCGAGAAACGCCACATTCTGCGTGAGGATAAGCAGGAGTATGTGCGGCGTGAGCGCGAAGCCATGCACATGATGACCAATGTGCCCGGCTTTGTGAATCTGTCGTGTACGTTCCAGGACAGACGTTCTCTGTACTTTGTGATGACCTATGCCAAGAATGGCGATTTGCTGCCGTACATCAATAAGGTGGGATCCTTCGATGTGGACTGCACACGCCACTATGTGGCCGAATTAGTATTAGCTTGCGAGCAAATGCACCGTCGCAATGTGGTGCATCGTGACCTGAAACCTGAGAATATCCTATTGGATGAAGACATGCACACACTGATAGCCGATTTCGGTTCGGCGAAAATCTTCAAACCCGATGAGCGTTCCTCTGTGGCCAGCACTTGTGTAAATGTGCCGTCTACGTTGACGCGTAGTAGCCGTTTTCCGAATCGCAGTGATGAGGATGAGGACGAGGACGCCGAGGACACCAATGATACTGGCAGCGATGAGGATCGCACACATAGTGGGCGACCAGGACGTTATTACAATCGCAGACGCAAGGGCAGCTTTGTAGGTACGGCACAATACGTTTCGCCAGAGGTTTTGCAAAATGGACCCATTTCACCCGCTGCTGATCTATGGGCTCTCGGCTGTATAGTCTACCAGATGATATCTGGCTTACCGCCTTTCCGCGGCAGCAATGACTATGTCATATTCAAGGAAATTTTGGCTTGCGACCTCGACTTTCCACAAGGCTTCGACAAAGATGCTGAGGATCTAGTCAGAAAACTATTGAAGGTAAAGCCTGAAGAGCGCTTGGGTGCACAAGACGGAGGTGGTTCCTATGTGAGCATACGTTCACATCCGTTCTTTAACGGTATTGACTTTGGCACTGTGCGACAACAAACTCCGCCCCCAATATACCCATACTTGCCGGGCGTTTCGAAAGACGAAGACTTTCGCTCACAATACTGTATGCCCGAAAATCTCGAACCGGGCTTGGACGACAAGCAACTTACCCGTTTGCTCGGCATTGAATTAGGCACATCGCTTGGTGGCGGCGATTGCAAACAGAATGGCAGAGAGATTGAGAAAAAGACTGTAATAAAAA ATATTTACGACATTTCGGATGCTGAGAAACAGAAACGTTTAGAGCAACAAAAGTCTGATAAGTGGCACATCTTTGCTGACAACGAGGTCATATTGAAGAAGGGCTATATCAATAAACGCAAAGGCCTGTTCGCACGCAAGCGCATGTTGCTGCTCACGACGGGCCCGCGCCTGATCTACATCGACCCCGTACAGATGGTGAAGAAAGGTGAAATACCATGGAGCGCCGAACTGCGTGTTGAGcctaaaaacttcaaaatattctttGTGCATACG cccAACCGAACATACTATCTGGACGATCCTGATGGATATTCGCTCGAATGGGTCGATTCCATCGAAAGAATGCGAAAACTCGTCTACCCAGACAGTGAGACAGTGGCAGTTGCGTCAACAGCGACGGGCACTTCGCCGAAATCGTCCCATCGAACAAATTCACCAACGGCGCTGGCCAACGGCAGCACCTCCGGTGGCAGCAGTAGCAGTGGCAACATGTTGACGGCAGCTATCGCCGCTGCAACTGGCCGGACGATGAAAACGGCGTCAAACTGA